Proteins encoded within one genomic window of Geotalea daltonii FRC-32:
- the malQ gene encoding 4-alpha-glucanotransferase, which produces MQRRRKSGILLHPSSLPGPGGIGSLGADAYRFVDFLQQAGQTMWQILPLGPTAYGNSPYSCYSAFAGNPLLISLESIIDDGDVDSKDLKPNLPSGRVDYSLVQPYKLGVLRKAASRFFETADQRRKDDFWYFCDNTFWLHDHALFMALKEHYSGKSWCDWPEDIALRKPEAVAEHSEKLGTAIGEHKYMQWQFFRQWQRLKSYTNDRHIEIIGDMPIFVAFDSTDVWANPHLFHLDKKGRPTLVAGVPPDYFSKTGQLWGNPLYNWERVAEEGFSWWVARVRNDLSLYDRVRIDHFRGFEAYWEVPAGEKTAKNGRWIKGPGDALFYALASQLGPVPLIAEDLGVITPEVEALRDKFGFPGMKILQFAFGSGPSNPYLPHNHVQNCAVYTGTHDNDTTSGWFALLKEKEKQDILCYLNIGAENISWDFVRSTLASVADMAIFPLQDILGLDSEARMNIPGVAGGNWSWRFSAEMLDNGVAKRLKALTEMYGRGRSNL; this is translated from the coding sequence AGAAGAAAAAGCGGCATCCTCCTTCATCCGTCTTCTTTGCCGGGACCAGGCGGTATCGGTTCTCTGGGTGCGGATGCGTACAGATTTGTAGATTTTTTGCAGCAGGCTGGCCAGACAATGTGGCAGATATTGCCCTTGGGACCGACAGCCTATGGGAACTCTCCCTATTCCTGCTATTCTGCATTTGCCGGCAATCCATTGCTCATTTCACTGGAATCAATTATTGATGACGGCGATGTGGATTCCAAGGACCTGAAGCCAAACCTGCCAAGCGGGCGTGTAGATTATAGTCTGGTTCAGCCGTATAAACTTGGTGTCCTGCGTAAAGCTGCGTCTCGCTTTTTTGAAACAGCTGACCAGCGGCGTAAAGATGATTTCTGGTATTTCTGCGACAATACCTTCTGGCTGCATGACCATGCGCTGTTTATGGCGCTCAAGGAGCACTACTCCGGCAAAAGCTGGTGCGACTGGCCGGAAGATATTGCCCTGCGCAAGCCTGAAGCCGTGGCAGAACACTCAGAAAAGCTCGGAACGGCCATCGGTGAACATAAATACATGCAATGGCAGTTTTTCCGGCAATGGCAGCGCCTCAAATCCTATACCAACGACAGGCATATCGAGATCATCGGCGATATGCCCATTTTTGTTGCCTTTGACTCAACCGATGTATGGGCCAATCCTCACCTGTTTCACCTGGACAAAAAGGGAAGACCAACGCTGGTTGCCGGCGTCCCCCCCGATTATTTCAGCAAGACCGGTCAGCTGTGGGGCAATCCCCTTTACAACTGGGAAAGGGTTGCCGAAGAAGGTTTTAGCTGGTGGGTGGCACGGGTGCGAAATGATTTGTCTCTTTACGACCGGGTCAGGATAGATCACTTCCGTGGATTTGAAGCTTACTGGGAGGTGCCGGCGGGAGAAAAAACGGCAAAAAACGGACGTTGGATCAAGGGGCCGGGCGATGCACTCTTTTATGCCCTGGCCAGCCAGTTGGGTCCAGTTCCGCTTATTGCCGAAGACCTGGGGGTCATAACGCCCGAGGTGGAGGCACTCAGGGACAAGTTCGGATTTCCCGGAATGAAAATCCTTCAGTTTGCATTCGGCTCCGGACCATCGAATCCGTATCTGCCCCACAATCACGTGCAGAACTGCGCCGTCTATACCGGAACCCATGACAATGACACGACATCCGGCTGGTTTGCTTTACTTAAGGAAAAAGAAAAACAGGATATACTTTGCTATCTCAATATCGGGGCCGAGAACATCAGCTGGGATTTTGTCAGATCTACCCTGGCATCGGTAGCTGATATGGCCATCTTCCCGCTACAGGACATATTAGGTCTGGACAGCGAAGCGCGCATGAATATTCCCGGTGTAGCGGGAGGCAATTGGTCATGGCGATTTTCTGCGGAGATGCTGGACAATGGCGTGGCCAAACGGCTCAAGGCTTTGACGGAAATGTATGGAAGAGGCAGAAGCAATCTGTAG
- a CDS encoding O-acetylhomoserine aminocarboxypropyltransferase/cysteine synthase family protein: protein MPETKFNFDTLTLHAGQSPDSATLSRAVPIYQTSSYVFKSSEHAANLFGLKEFGNIYTRIMNPTTDVLEQRMAQLDGGVGALAVASGQAAITYAVLNITQAGENIVSTNYLYGGTYNLFHYTLKKLGITVKFVDSSNPENVRRAIDEKTRLVYTESVGNPKNNVDDFEAIANIAHAAGIPFIIDNTVTTPYLFKPFDHGADIAVYSLTKFICGHGTSIGGCVVDSGKFPWNNGKFPEFTEPDPSYHGLKYWEALGNLSYILKMRVTLLRDMGAALSPFNAFQFLQGLETLHVRMPRHVENSQKIAEWLEKHPNVAWVNYPGLASHADHGRAKKYLGKGAGAIIGFGIKGGVEAGKKFIDNVKLLSHLANIGDAKSLVIHPASTTHQQLSEAEQIASGVTPDYIRLSVGIEDARDLVADLDQALQASQI, encoded by the coding sequence ATGCCTGAAACAAAATTTAACTTTGATACCCTCACTCTGCATGCCGGGCAGTCGCCTGATTCAGCGACGTTATCCAGGGCGGTTCCCATCTATCAAACGTCCTCATATGTCTTCAAGAGTTCCGAGCATGCAGCCAATCTCTTCGGTCTTAAGGAATTCGGCAACATTTACACCAGGATTATGAATCCTACCACCGACGTGCTGGAGCAGCGGATGGCGCAATTGGATGGAGGTGTCGGCGCGCTGGCGGTAGCCTCGGGGCAGGCAGCAATAACCTATGCAGTTCTCAATATTACCCAGGCCGGCGAAAATATCGTTTCCACCAATTACCTTTATGGCGGGACCTATAATCTGTTTCACTATACTCTTAAAAAACTTGGTATTACCGTGAAGTTTGTTGATTCATCGAACCCGGAAAATGTGCGCCGAGCCATTGATGAAAAAACACGACTGGTTTACACGGAGTCGGTGGGTAATCCGAAAAATAATGTGGACGACTTCGAAGCCATTGCCAATATCGCCCATGCTGCGGGTATTCCATTTATAATAGACAATACGGTCACTACTCCCTATCTGTTTAAGCCGTTTGATCATGGTGCCGATATTGCAGTCTACTCCCTGACCAAATTCATCTGCGGACATGGCACCAGTATTGGCGGCTGCGTTGTCGACAGTGGCAAATTCCCATGGAACAACGGCAAATTCCCTGAATTTACCGAGCCGGACCCATCCTACCATGGGCTTAAATACTGGGAGGCGTTAGGTAATCTATCCTACATACTGAAGATGAGGGTCACTCTTCTGCGCGATATGGGAGCAGCGCTGTCACCGTTCAATGCATTCCAGTTTCTGCAGGGACTGGAAACGCTGCATGTGCGCATGCCACGGCATGTGGAGAATTCACAAAAGATTGCAGAGTGGCTGGAAAAGCACCCTAATGTTGCCTGGGTGAACTATCCCGGACTTGCCTCCCACGCTGATCATGGTAGGGCGAAAAAATATCTGGGAAAAGGCGCCGGAGCCATCATCGGTTTTGGTATCAAAGGAGGGGTCGAAGCAGGCAAAAAATTCATCGATAACGTGAAACTGCTTTCCCACCTGGCAAATATCGGCGACGCAAAATCGCTGGTAATCCATCCTGCGTCTACCACGCACCAACAACTTTCAGAAGCAGAACAGATAGCAAGTGGTGTCACTCCTGATTATATTCGTCTTTCCGTAGGTATCGAAGATGCCCGCGACCTTGTAGCTGATCTCGATCAGGCGTTACAGGCTTCGCAGATCTAG